From Carya illinoinensis cultivar Pawnee chromosome 5, C.illinoinensisPawnee_v1, whole genome shotgun sequence, one genomic window encodes:
- the LOC122309955 gene encoding protein NRT1/ PTR FAMILY 8.3-like codes for MGSLEDERSLLEDGLLQNERSSQHTGDGSVDFHGKPVLKKNTGNWRACPFILGTEGCERLAYYGIATNLVTYLTNKLHEGNVSAARNVTTWQGTCYLTPLIGAVIADAYWGRYWTIAAFSTIYFIGMCTLTLSAAVPALMPPECVGSVCPSATPAQYAVFFFGLYLIALGTGGIKPCVSSFGADQFDDTDPSERVKKGSFFNWFYFSINIGALISSSFLVWIQDNAGWGLGFGIPALFMGIAIASFFSGTPLYRFQKPGGSPITRMCQVFVASFRKRNIEVPKESSHLYETQDKYSAIEGSRKLEHTEELKCLDKAAVPSDAEIKSGDFSNPWILCTVTQVEELKILIRMFPIWATGIVFSAVYAQMSTMFVEQGTVMDTTLGSFTIPPASLSSFDVISVIFWVPIYDRVIVPIARKFTGKERGFSELQRMGIGLFLSVLCMSAAALVEIRRLQIANELGLVDEDVAVPLSIFWQIPQYFLLGAAEVFTFIGQLEFFYDQSPDAMRSLCSALSLLTTSLGNYLSSLILTLVTYFTTKGGSVGWIPDNLNEGHLDYFFWLLASLSFLNMLVYIVCARKYKQKKAS; via the exons ATGGGTTCGTTGGAAGATGAGAGATCGCTCTTGGAAGATGGTCTTTTGCAG AACGAACGCAGCAGCCAACATACAGGGGATGGCTCGGTCGACTTTCATGGGAAGCCTGTCCTTAAGAAGAATACTGGAAATTGGAGAGCATGCCCGTTCATTCTAG GTACTGAAGGTTGTGAACGTCTCGCCTACTATGGGATTGCCACTAATCTTGTTACTTATCTTACCAACAAACTACATGAAGGAAATGTCTCTGCTGCAAGAAATGTTACCACATGGCAAGGGACTTGTTATCTTACACCCCTCATTGGAGCTGTCATAGCAGATGCTTACTGGGGAAGATATTGGACAATTGCAGCTTTTTCCACTATTTATTTCATT GGAATGTGCACATTGACACTTTCAGCAGCTGTTCCTGCACTGATGCCTCCGGAATGTGTGGGGTCTGTATGCCCATCAGCCACTCCAGCTCAGTACGCAGTCTTCTTCTTTGGCCTATATTTGATTGCTTTGGGGACTGGCGGGATCAAACCTTGTGTTTCATCGTTTGGTGCTGATCAATTTGATGATACTGATCCAAGTGAGAGGGTAAAGAAGGGATCCTTCTTTAACTGGttctatttttctattaacATTGGTGCACTTATATCTAGTAGTTTTTTGGTTTGGATTCAAGACAATGCTGGGTGGGGTCTAGGATTTGGCATCCCGGCATTGTTTATGGGCATTGCTATTGCAAGTTTCTTTTCAGGCACTCCTCTTTATAGATTCCAGAAACCTGGGGGAAGTCCTATTACAAGAATGTGCCAGGTTTTTGTTGCATCATTTCGTAAGAGGAATATAGAGGTCCCCAAAGAGAGTAGTCATTTGTATGAAACACAAGACAAATACTCTGCCATTGAAGGAAGTCGGAAACTGGAGCATACTGAAGAATTGAA GTGCCTTGATAAAGCTGCTGTACCGTCAGATGCAGAGATTAAAAGTGGGGACTTCTCGAATCCATGGATACTTTGCACTGTTACGCAGGtggaagaattgaagattttgATCCGCATGTTTCCAATCTGGGCGACTGGAATAGTCTTTTCTGCTGTTTATGCCCAAATGTCTACAATGTTTGTGGAACAAGGGACGGTGATGGACACAACTCTTGGTTCTTTCACAATTCCTCCAGCCTCACTCTCAAGCTTCGATGTCATCAGTGTCATTTTCTGGGTTCCCATATATGATAGAGTAATCGTCCCGATTGCAAGGAAATTTACTGGCAAGGAGAGGGGCTTCTCAGAGTTACAGCGGATGGGAATTGGTCTTTTTCTCTCTGTCCTATGCATGTCAGCTGCTGCATTGGTAGAGATCAGGAGGTTGCAGATTGCAAATGAACTAGGATTGGTTGACGAAGATGTTGCTGTACCACTCAGTATCTTTTGGCAAATACCCCAATATTTCTTGTTGGGTGCTGCGGAAGTATTTACATTCATAGGGCAGCTTGAGTTCTTCTATGACCAATCTCCTGACGCCATGCGGAGCTTATGCAGTGCATTGTCTCTTTTGACAACTTCACTGGGGAACTATCTGAGTTCTTTGATTCTGACACTAGTAACTTACTTCACAACAAAGGGCGGGAGTGTCGGATGGATTCCGGATAATTTGAACGAGGGTCACCTTGATTATTTCTTCTGGCTTTTAGCCAGTCTCAGCTTCTTAAATATGTTGGTATACATTGTTTGTGCCAGAAAGTACAAACAAAAGAAGGCTTCGTAA